In Canis lupus familiaris isolate Mischka breed German Shepherd chromosome 24, alternate assembly UU_Cfam_GSD_1.0, whole genome shotgun sequence, a single genomic region encodes these proteins:
- the PKIG gene encoding cAMP-dependent protein kinase inhibitor gamma isoform X1, which yields MGRKRPTAAGAVKALFLHFTCIYWEPIICRDRRARASFSKSLQKPLLRLKGNASATPPTSVFSTLNIPSLASFCLWPGSLLEPSLYLMTERETEAKTGSENFHTD from the exons ATGGGGCGAAAGCGACCCACAGCTGCAGGAGCTGTGAAGGCTTTATTCCTTCACTTCACCTGCATTTACTGGGAACCCATTATATGTCGAGATCGGAG GGCGAGGGCTTCATTTTCCAAATCTCTCCAGAAG CCCCTTCTGAGATTAAAGGGAAACGCATCTGCCACTCCTCCCACATCAGTTTTCTCGACTTTAAATATTCCCAGTCTAGCAAGCTTCTGCCTATGGCCCGGTTCCCTCCTGGAACCGTCCCTGTATctgatgacagagagagaaactgaggcaaagaccGGCTCGGAG